The sequence below is a genomic window from Micromonospora aurantiaca ATCC 27029.
GTGGGTGAGCGGCTGCGGCCCGACGATGGTGTAGGCCTTACCTGTGTGCCCGTCTTCGAGTAGCGCGAGAGCAGCGATGTCGGCGACGTCACGCTCGTGCGTCGGCACGCCGACGGCGTCCGGATGCGGGTCGTACACTGCGTTCTCGGCACGGATCGACGGCGCCCACATGTGCAGAGTGTTGGTCGCGAACTCGCCGGGCCGGACATGGGTCCACTCCAGGCCGGACTCCTCGACTGCCCGCTCGACCGGCAGGTGGAAGTCGGTGTCGTAACCCGTGGTCACCGCCCCCGACGACAGCACGACGATGCGCCGCACGCCGGCCTTCACGGCGCGGGCGACTACCTCACGCGCGGTCTCCGGTGCCGGGAAGAGGTACATCCGCTCGACGCCTTCAAGCGCCTCGCTCAGCGAGTCCGGCCGGCTCAGGTCGCCGCGGACCAGGTCCACGCCGGCCGGCACCTCTGCCCTGGCCGGGTCGCGGGTCAGCGCGCGGACGTCGACGCCGGCGGACACCAACTGCGGCAGGACGTTGCGGCCAACGTAACCCGTCGCACCGGTCACAAGGATCCTCATCGTTGCTCCCAATGGCTTGTAGGGGTGGTGTCCGGTCGCGCTCACGCGTCGCGGACGACACCACGCTCGAGCGTGCGGATGACCGTCGACGTGACCTCGTGCCGCGACATCATGCCCTGGCCGGACATTTCGCAGCCGGTATAGACCAGCGACCACAGGACGTGCTGGATCCACCGCGCATCAACGGCGTGATCGAAGACCCCCTCCTGCTGACCTCGCTCGATCAGCAGGATGACCGGCTGCACGATCGGCGGCTTCTCGGGCTTACGGTTGGCGAACTCCTCCGCCAGCCGTGGGTCGCCGAACAGGAACAGCAGACGGTCGCCGAGCTCCACCATGGCCGCCACCAGGCGGCGCATGGCGTCGAGCGGCTTGCCCTGCTCGACGTGCGCGTCGACGACGGCTTGCTCGATCGCCGTGTAGCAGTCGGCGACCACCGAGTTGATCAGCTCGTCGCGGTCGGGGAAGTAGCGGTGCAGTGTGCTACGACCCACGTCGGCCGCCACCGCGACGTCGGCCAGGGTGGCCGAACGATTGTGCGCGAAGACCGACGCCGCAGCGTTGAGAATCGCGCGCCGGGTTCGGTTGCGCGTTCCGGACTCCGGCACCTCCGTGACCATTGACCCAGCCTAGCAGGATAGTGGCCCAGAGCGGAACATGGGTGCAACTAATTTGGAGATCGTACTCCACGATTGGCACATCCTGATCCCACTTCTCCGGCTCGAAAGCGGAGACGGAGTCATCGAGTCCGACTCGAGCGGATCGCAAGCGCCCGGTGCGAATCTCTGGGCCTGAGGCAGCCGCCGTCCGCATTCGAGGAGACCTTCATGCGGGTCCTGTTCACGACGTTCGCTGCCCCCTCGCACCTGCAGATCCAGGTGCCGATCGCGTGGGCGCTGCGCGCAGCCGGGCACGACGTCCGGATCGCGGGCCAGCCGGATCTCGCCGACGCCGTCGCGCGGACCGGCCATCTGTTCGTGCCCGTCGGCGAGCCGCTCGCCCTGTCCGAACAGATCGACCGGCCCGACGACGGCTCCGTCGACTTCACGGCACTGGCCGACCTGAGCTGCCGGCGGCCCGACCGGCGCACGCGCGAATACCTGCGCACCGCCCTGGCGATATCCACCGACGTCTACCGAGCACTGAACCCGGAGCCGATGATCGCACAGCTCGTCGACCTCGTCTTCGACTGGAGGCCCGACCTCGTCGTCTGGGACACGATGACGTTCGGCGGCGCCGTCGCCGCGATGGCCGGCGGCGCCGCGCACGCGCGGCTGCTGTTCGGACTCGACCTGATCGCCCGCGCACGGATGGAGTACCGGCGTCACGACGCACCCGACGACCCGTTCCGCGACTGGCTCGGCAGCGCGCTCGACAAGTACGGCGTCGCGTTCGCCGAGGAAGCCGTGGTCGGGCAGTGGACGATCGATCCCGTGCCACCCTCGGTCGGGCTCGCCACCGACCAGCTTCGCGTGCCGGTCCGGTACGTGCCCTACAACGGCGCGGCCACGGCGACGGAGATGACGTGCGCCCCGGCGCACCGGCCACGCGTGTGCCTGACGCTCGGTCAGAGCGGACGCGACGTGCTCGGCCGCGACCGCACCGCGAGCGCCGAACTGCTCGCCGCCGCGGCCGACATCGACGCCGAGATCGTCGCTACGCTCGACGCGCGGCAACTCGCCGGCCTCGGCCCGGTGCCGTCAAACGTCCGGGTCGTCGATTTCATGGCCCTTGACGTGCTGCTGCCAACCTGCTCGGCGATCATCAACCACGGCGGCTCCGGCTCGATGCAGACCGCGCTGCTGCACGGCGTACCGCAGGTCGTCGTGCCCGACCTGATGTGGGACACCGAATACAAGGCCGAGCTGATCGAACGTGCGGGTGCCGGGGTGTGGATCCGGGACCCGGACTTCCCCGCGCCGGCCCTGGCCGCGGCCGTCCGCCGTGTCTTGATCGATCCGTCGTACCGCGAGGCGGCGGCGCGGCTGCGACGCGAGGTGCTCGGCGCCCCGACACCGGCCGACATCGTTCCCGCCCTCGAACTGCTCACCGAGCAGCATCGTCGGCCGGTCACCGCCGGTCCGAACTGATCGTCCATCGCCCAACCGATTCGGGAGCACCGAATGTCATCCACCATGCAGGCCCGCGCACTGAAGGTCGAAGGCGCCGTCGAATTCACCCCACGGGTCTTCCCCGACGACCGCGGGATCTTCGTCTCACCCTTCCAGGAGACCGCCTTCGTCGAGGCGCTCGGCCACCCACTCTTTCCGGTGGCCCAGACCAACCACAGCCGCTCACGCAAGGGCGTGGTCCGGGGCGCGCACTTCACCCTCACCCCGCCCGGAATCGCCAAGTACGTGTACTGCGCGCGGGGCAAGACGATCGATTTCGTCGTGGACATCCGAGTCGGTTCCCCGACCTTCGGGCAGTTCGATCAGGTCCTGCTCGACCAAGAGGCGTTCCGGGCCGTCTACCTGCCGGTTGGCGTGGCCCACGCCTTCGCCGCGCTCGAGGACGACACCGTCGTGTCGTACATGCTCTCCGACGGCTACGTCGAGGCGCACGAAAAGGCGGTCAACGTGCTGGACCCGGCGCTGAATCTGCCGCTGCCGACCGGCGTCGAGCGGGTGCTCTCCGATCGGGACAGGTCCGCGCCCACGATCGAGGAGGCCCGCAGACTGGGCCTGCTACCGGACTACGCACAGTGCCAGAAGCTGGAGAGCGAACTGTTCGCCGCGCCCCGGGGTCGCGAGTGAGCACCGCGGTCGCGGTACTCGGGGCCACCGGTGGCGTCGGGCAGCACGTGTGCTCGGCGTTCCGTGCCTCCGGTGACCACGTGCTCGGCATCGCCCGGCGCCCATCCGCGGCGGGCTCCGCCCTCCGCCTCGACCTCGCGGAGGCTGCGCCGGCGCAGCTCGCCGCAGCGTTGACCGCACACCGCACCGAGATCGTGGTGAACGCGACGGGGGGCTGGGTCCTCAGCGCCGAGGCGATGCACCTCGCCCACGTCCAGATCGTCGAACGGCTGGTCGCCGCCAGCACACTCATGCCCGATCCGCCGCGCATCGTCCACATAGGCACCATCCACGAGTACGGCCCGGTGCCGGCCGGGACACTGATCGACGAAAGCCGCACGCCGGAGCCGCAGACCGGATACGCCCGGACGAAGCTGGCCGGTTCACAGGCGCTTCTGAACGCGACCGCCGCCGGCACCGCACGGGGCGTGGTCCTGCGCGCGGTCAACGTGTGCGGGCCGGGCACGACTTCCGCCAGCTTCCTCGGCGCGGTCCTCGACCGGATCCGCGACGTCCGGCCGGGCGACCGCGTGCCGATGACGATTGCCGACGCGCGCCGCGACTACCTCGACGTGCGGGACCTCACCGACGCGGTCGTCCGGGCGGCCCGCGCGCCCGAGAGCACGGTGGGTCAGGTCATCAACGTCGGCCGCGGCGAGGCGGTCGCCATGCGGCAGCTCGTCGACTGGCTCCTGGCCGCGGCCGGACTGCCGCCCGACACGATCGACGAGCAGGGCGCCGCGGTGCAGAGCAAGGGCGGAGACTGGACCCGGGCGGACAACCGCCGGGCGGCGCGGCTGCTCGGCTGGCAGCCGCGGACCGCGCTCGACGCGTCGCTGCGCGACATGTGGCACGACGCGGCAAGGCGGTACAGCGAAGCTTGAGGGCACCACGAGCGCGCGTTCCTAGCTTGTCCGCATGACGGCGACCAGCACAGACGACGCCCTCGGCTCGACCCTCATGACACTGCGCGGCTTCCAGTGGGTGTACGGGGCCCGGCAGGACCCCTACGCCCTCCTGCTCCGGGCAGAGAGCGACGACCCCCACGAACTCGGCCGGCGCGTACGCGCGAACGGTGCGCTGACCTGGAGCAGTGCCGAGGCCTGGGTCACCGCGACGCACGCCTTGGCCGTCCGGCTCCTCCGCGACGAGCGGCTCGGGCTGCGCAAACCGCCGCCCACCGACAGCGCACCGTCGTGGGCCATGCCGACCCTCGACGACGTGCTGCCCCTCGACGACGTGGGGCTCCAACTCGACCGGACGGACTGCGAACGCTTCGGGCGAAGCGTCGCGGCCGCACTCGCCGCACCACGCCTGAAAAAGGCACACACGGAGATCACCGTCCGGATCGACCGGCTGGCCGCCGGCCTCAACGGCACGTTCGACCTGACCTCGGACTACGCGGTGCCCGTCGCCACCATGGCCACCTCTGTCCTGCTCGGCGTGCCGGCAGCGCACCAGGAGGAGTTCGCGCGGCTGTGTGCGGGCGCCGCGACCGCCCTCGACGCCACGCTGTGCCCGCCGCGGTTGGACACCGCCCGGCTGCTGCTCGACTCGATCGCCGGGCTGCGGGAACTGCTCGTCTCGCTGCCGACCGGCGCCGGTGACGACCTGCTCGGCGAGCTGACGCGCACCGAGCCGGACAGCGTCCTGCCGGTGGCGCTGCTCCACTGTGCCGTCGGCGCCGACCTTACGGCGACGCTGATCGCCAACACCATGAGCGCGCTGCTCGCCGAGCCTGGGCGGTGGACAGCCGTGGCGACGGATCCGGGTCTCGCTGCCGCCGCGGTACGCGAAACCCTGCGCTTCGCGCCGCCCGTCCGGCTGCAACGCCTCGTCGCCCGCACCGACCTCGATCTGGACGGCACCGCGATCACGGCGGGCAGCGAGGTCGTGGTCCTGCTCGAAGCTGCCAATCGCGACCCCGCCGCGTTCGCCGACCCGGACCACTTCGATCCGGGACGCGAGCCGGCTGCCGAGATCCTCTGGGCGCACCCTGCGATGCCGGCCGGCGT
It includes:
- a CDS encoding SDR family oxidoreductase; the protein is MRILVTGATGYVGRNVLPQLVSAGVDVRALTRDPARAEVPAGVDLVRGDLSRPDSLSEALEGVERMYLFPAPETAREVVARAVKAGVRRIVVLSSGAVTTGYDTDFHLPVERAVEESGLEWTHVRPGEFATNTLHMWAPSIRAENAVYDPHPDAVGVPTHERDVADIAALALLEDGHTGKAYTIVGPQPLTHAEQLEAIAAAVGRELSFKDVTAQEALAYYQALGGWAAANAPFLLGLVTYSNEETTPEAEHQYDKDTVEEHPTAESVTNRPGRTFAQWAQDHADDFR
- a CDS encoding TetR/AcrR family transcriptional regulator codes for the protein MVTEVPESGTRNRTRRAILNAAASVFAHNRSATLADVAVAADVGRSTLHRYFPDRDELINSVVADCYTAIEQAVVDAHVEQGKPLDAMRRLVAAMVELGDRLLFLFGDPRLAEEFANRKPEKPPIVQPVILLIERGQQEGVFDHAVDARWIQHVLWSLVYTGCEMSGQGMMSRHEVTSTVIRTLERGVVRDA
- a CDS encoding activator-dependent family glycosyltransferase, which codes for MAHPDPTSPARKRRRSHRVRLERIASARCESLGLRQPPSAFEETFMRVLFTTFAAPSHLQIQVPIAWALRAAGHDVRIAGQPDLADAVARTGHLFVPVGEPLALSEQIDRPDDGSVDFTALADLSCRRPDRRTREYLRTALAISTDVYRALNPEPMIAQLVDLVFDWRPDLVVWDTMTFGGAVAAMAGGAAHARLLFGLDLIARARMEYRRHDAPDDPFRDWLGSALDKYGVAFAEEAVVGQWTIDPVPPSVGLATDQLRVPVRYVPYNGAATATEMTCAPAHRPRVCLTLGQSGRDVLGRDRTASAELLAAAADIDAEIVATLDARQLAGLGPVPSNVRVVDFMALDVLLPTCSAIINHGGSGSMQTALLHGVPQVVVPDLMWDTEYKAELIERAGAGVWIRDPDFPAPALAAAVRRVLIDPSYREAAARLRREVLGAPTPADIVPALELLTEQHRRPVTAGPN
- a CDS encoding dTDP-4-dehydrorhamnose 3,5-epimerase family protein — encoded protein: MQARALKVEGAVEFTPRVFPDDRGIFVSPFQETAFVEALGHPLFPVAQTNHSRSRKGVVRGAHFTLTPPGIAKYVYCARGKTIDFVVDIRVGSPTFGQFDQVLLDQEAFRAVYLPVGVAHAFAALEDDTVVSYMLSDGYVEAHEKAVNVLDPALNLPLPTGVERVLSDRDRSAPTIEEARRLGLLPDYAQCQKLESELFAAPRGRE
- a CDS encoding NAD-dependent epimerase/dehydratase family protein → MSTAVAVLGATGGVGQHVCSAFRASGDHVLGIARRPSAAGSALRLDLAEAAPAQLAAALTAHRTEIVVNATGGWVLSAEAMHLAHVQIVERLVAASTLMPDPPRIVHIGTIHEYGPVPAGTLIDESRTPEPQTGYARTKLAGSQALLNATAAGTARGVVLRAVNVCGPGTTSASFLGAVLDRIRDVRPGDRVPMTIADARRDYLDVRDLTDAVVRAARAPESTVGQVINVGRGEAVAMRQLVDWLLAAAGLPPDTIDEQGAAVQSKGGDWTRADNRRAARLLGWQPRTALDASLRDMWHDAARRYSEA
- a CDS encoding cytochrome P450 family protein, with protein sequence MTATSTDDALGSTLMTLRGFQWVYGARQDPYALLLRAESDDPHELGRRVRANGALTWSSAEAWVTATHALAVRLLRDERLGLRKPPPTDSAPSWAMPTLDDVLPLDDVGLQLDRTDCERFGRSVAAALAAPRLKKAHTEITVRIDRLAAGLNGTFDLTSDYAVPVATMATSVLLGVPAAHQEEFARLCAGAATALDATLCPPRLDTARLLLDSIAGLRELLVSLPTGAGDDLLGELTRTEPDSVLPVALLHCAVGADLTATLIANTMSALLAEPGRWTAVATDPGLAAAAVRETLRFAPPVRLQRLVARTDLDLDGTAITAGSEVVVLLEAANRDPAAFADPDHFDPGREPAAEILWAHPAMPAGVVAETVRRHATVAVSALAAHLPTLRAAGEGYRRLRSPVTGSPLSRPVVA